A window of Cryptomeria japonica chromosome 3, Sugi_1.0, whole genome shotgun sequence contains these coding sequences:
- the LOC131066989 gene encoding HVA22-like protein f translates to MGFLGAIARNFDHVAGPVVMLLYPLYASVRAIESPSQLDDQQWLTYWVLYSLITLFELSFYKILAWFPFWPYLKLIVSFWLVLPMFNGAAYIYENHVRKFVLNMDPPSSKLPPTQKRVLQMMSPTARVAIENYISKYGQDSFERVVKAAEKEARKKKGTSTGADH, encoded by the exons ATGGGTTTCCTTGGAGCAATTGCAAGGAACTTTGATCACGTCGCCGG GCCTGTGGTGATGCTGCTTTATCCTCT ATATGCCTCTGTCAGAGCAATTGAAAGTCCTTCCCAGCTGGATGACCAGCAATGGCTTACATACTGGGTTTTGTATTCACTCATTACGCTTTTTGAGCTTTCCTTCTACAAAATTCTTGCCTG GTTTCCATTTTGGCCTTATTTAAAGCTGATTGTGTCCTTCTGGCTAGTTTTGCCAATGTTCAATGGAGCAGCTTACATATATGAGAACCATGTTAGAAAGTTTGTCCTTAACATGGATCCGCCTAGTTCAAAGCTTCCACCAACACAAAAGCGGGTCCTTCAAATGATGAGCCCTACAGCACGGGTTGCAATTGAAAATTACATTTCAAAATATGGCCAGGATTCATTTGAAAGGGTCGTTAAAGCA GCTGAAAAAGAGGCAAGAAAGAAGAAGGGCACATCAACAGGGGCTGATCATTAA